Proteins from one Xenopus tropicalis strain Nigerian chromosome 1, UCB_Xtro_10.0, whole genome shotgun sequence genomic window:
- the LOC116406682 gene encoding circumsporozoite protein-like, protein MGFFGHIYQTESRLLLNCGKLGGIACQGNFGGIACQGNFGSRACQGNFGGRACQGNFGGRACQGNCGGIAACQGNFGGIACQGNFGSRACQGNFGGRACQGNFGGRACQGNCGGIAACQGNFGGRACQGNFGGIADCQGNFGGIACQGNFGGRACQGNFGGIAACQGNCGGIAACQGNFGGIADCQGNCGGIAACQGNCGGIAACQGNCGGIAACQGNFGGIADCQGNFGGIACQGNFGGRACQGNFGGIAACQGNFGGIADCQGNCGGIAACQGNCGGIAACQGNCGGIAACQGNFGGIADCQGNFGGIACQGNFGGRACQGNCGGIAACQGNFGGIAACQGNFGGIADCQGNCGGIAACQGNCGGIAACQGNCGGIAACQGNFGGIACQGNFGGIACQEGDQCFHGVALY, encoded by the coding sequence ATGGGATTttttgggcatatttatcaaactgaGAGTCGGCTTCTGTTGAACTGTGGTAAGCTTGGAGGCATAGCTTGTCAAGGTAATTTTGGAGGCATAGCTTGTCAAGGTAATTTTGGAAGCAGAGCTTGTCAAGGTAATTTTGGAGGCAGAGCTTGTCAAGGTAATTTTGGAGGCAGAGCTTGTCAAGGTAATTGTGGAGGCATAGCAGCCTGTCAAGGTAATTTTGGAGGCATAGCTTGTCAAGGTAATTTTGGAAGCAGAGCTTGTCAAGGTAATTTTGGAGGCAGAGCTTGTCAAGGTAATTTTGGAGGCAGAGCTTGTCAAGGTAATTGTGGAGGCATAGCAGCCTGTCAAGGTAATTTTGGAGGCAGAGCTTGTCAAGGTAATTTTGGAGGCATAGCAGACTGTCAAGGTAATTTTGGAGGCATAGCTTGTCAAGGTAATTTTGGAGGCAGAGCTTGTCAAGGTAATTTTGGAGGCATAGCAGCCTGTCAAGGTAATTGTGGAGGCATAGCAGCCTGTCAAGGTAATTTTGGAGGCATAGCAGACTGTCAAGGTAATTGTGGAGGCATAGCAGCCTGTCAAGGTAATTGTGGAGGCATAGCAGCCTGTCAAGGTAATTGTGGAGGCATAGCAGCCTGTCAAGGTAATTTTGGAGGCATAGCAGACTGTCAAGGTAATTTTGGAGGCATAGCTTGTCAAGGTAATTTTGGAGGCAGAGCTTGTCAAGGTAATTTTGGAGGCATAGCAGCCTGTCAAGGTAATTTTGGAGGCATAGCAGACTGTCAAGGTAATTGTGGAGGCATAGCAGCCTGTCAAGGTAATTGTGGAGGCATAGCAGCCTGTCAAGGTAATTGTGGAGGCATAGCAGCCTGTCAAGGTAATTTTGGAGGCATAGCAGACTGTCAAGGTAATTTTGGAGGCATAGCTTGTCAAGGTAATTTTGGAGGCAGAGCTTGTCAAGGTAATTGTGGAGGCATAGCAGCCTGTCAAGGTAATTTTGGAGGCATAGCAGCCTGTCAAGGTAATTTTGGAGGCATAGCAGACTGTCAAGGTAATTGTGGAGGCATAGCAGCCTGTCAAGGTAATTGTGGAGGCATAGCAGCCTGTCAAGGTAATTGTGGAGGCATAGCAGCCTGTCAAGGTAATTTTGGAGGCATAGCTTGTCAAGGTAATTTTGGAGGCATAGCTTGTCAAGAAGGGGATCAGTGCTTCCATGGTGTTGCTCTCTATTAG